One genomic segment of Hordeum vulgare subsp. vulgare chromosome 2H, MorexV3_pseudomolecules_assembly, whole genome shotgun sequence includes these proteins:
- the LOC123424674 gene encoding RINT1-like protein MAG2L — translation MSPPRPQPPAATLRGFLDAHFASADDLAAAPALAELLRRECAGLEASLRRLEAQLASGSASWLARSAEARSGLRRIRSRGGDVPAGDEGEASAPGVELPAIVREIQRIDTIRLYAEATLQLEALVGNLEDAAYSIVRQASKLNLSSVLRRASNGVERKQEKLLQAVDAVRDIEQELVRISTSRPQWTNLIVAVDSRVDKTLAILRPQALTDYRALLAALGWPPSLSSPDMEKDKYSQVPNPLILMNEANKEKYSESFLALCSLQHVQANREVRQCQMPAATTPSLSDSKYLDKSACLGNGLWAIDELVHPIVSRMEYHFSKWSEQPEFIFALVYKITKDFMDGVDDILQPLIDKARLVGLSAKESWVTGMVKMLLGYLETQIFPALVTSYHRTDDNKLEVHSSWMHLNDQMITFDKRMQLLADSGIQKVALVSEGFSRSLSVFSIYVGHSDWLQIWADIELHSAQNKLKSEMDDETCWLCSIDPQDELGHQESTAKFLLSTREDYKAPPVSEFVVKTASAMIERSHALPNKGVKIQYSRSTSVQFLNDFFIVLHERCEALQLPNTALQDESLLKASYAINAARYCEYVLREWDEDTTFMELGAHVNYVDKNQEQIHRHSTQRQCSFFADEIAFLVKLGTDFLEQIMSSILIEFEDLSWDYVQGIGSSNEQNQPDDQVPDEENLEVSPGFVTSLEVLRERTTKLKLYLNSKDFLDLWRSIAEGLDYFVYSSIRWGQVKFPDPAVIQLRVDTKALLRIFRPYCSRPEAFFPFVTDSLKLLTMRDTDAQYLLEALKNGKDDEGKSGLRQHGLHHVDASQAVKVLRSRKSGG, via the exons ATGTCACCCCCGCGGCCGCAGCCCCCGGCGGCGACCCTGCGCGGCTTCCTGGACGCGCACTTCGCCTCCGCCGACGACCTGGCCGCCGCGCCGGCCCTAGCCGAGCTCCTCCGCCGCGAGTGCGCGGGGCTCGAGGCGTCCCTCCGCCGCCTCGAGGCGCAGCTCGCGTCCGGCTCCGCCTCCTGGCTCGCCCGCTCCGCCGAGGCCCGGTCAGGCCTCCGCCGCATCCGCTCCCGAG GAGGAGACGTCCCTGCCGGGGACGAAGGGGAGGCGAGCGCTCCGGGCGTGGAGCTGCCGGCGATCGTGCGGGAGATCCAGCGGATCGACACCATTCGGCTCTACGCGG AAGCTACTCTACAGTTGGAAGCTCTGGTTGGTAACCTAGAAGATGCAGCATATTCTATTGTTAGACAGGCCTCAAAGTTGAACCTGTCATCAGTACTTCGACGTGCATCAAAC GGGGTGGAAAGGAAGCAAGAAAAGTTGCTCCAGGCTGTTGATGCTGTGAGAGATATTGAGCAAGAGTTGGTAAGGATCAGCACAAGTAGGCCACAGTGGACAAATCTTATAGTGGCGGTTGATTCAAGAGTGGACAAGACTCTAGCCATTTTGAGGCCTCAAGCACTTACAGATTATCGAGCTCTACTTGCTGCACTAGGCTGGCCACCTTCCTTGTCTTCACCTGACATGGAGAAGGATAAGTACTCCCAAGTTCCAAATCCCCTTATCTTGATGAATGAGGCAAATAAAGAAAAGTATTCTGAAAGCTTTCTGGCACTGTGTTCTCTACAACATGTGCAAGCCAACCGTGAAGTGCGGCAATGCCAAATGCCAGCGGCAACTACTCCTAGCTTGTCAGATTCGAAGTACTTAGATAAAAGTGCGTGCCTCGGTAATGGACTTTGGGCAATTGATGAACTGGTTCACCCTATTGTGTCAAGGATGGAGTATCATTTTTCTAAATGGTCTGAACAACCAGAGTTTATCTTTGCTCTTGTTTATAAGATTACAAAGGATTTCATGGATGGAGTGGATGATATACTGCAGCCTTTGATTGACAAAGCAAGACTTGTGGGCTTAAGTGCCAAAGAATCTTGGGTAACTGGAATGGTAAAAATGCTTCTAGGATACCTCGAGACGCAAATTTTCCCAGCGCTTGTGACCTCTTATCATCGAACTGATGACAACAAACTTGAAGTACATTCATCTTGGATGCATTTGAATGACCAGATGATCACTTTTGATAAAAGAATGCAGCTGCTTGCAGATTCAGGAATTCAGAAAGTTGCATTGGTTTCTGAAGGGTTCTCTCGGTCATTATCTGTCTTCTCAATATACGTTGGACATTCTGATTGGCTTCAGATATGGGCTGATATAGAGCTTCATTCTGCACAGAATAAGCTCAAATCTGAAATGGACGATGAGACATGTTGGTTATGCAGTATTGATCCTCAAGATGAGCTTGGTCACCAGGAAAGCACTGCTAAATTTCTTCTTTCCACAAGAGAAGATTACAAAGCTCCACCTGTTTCTGAATTTGTTGTCAAAACTGCATCGGCAATGATTGAAAGAAGTCATGCTCTGCCAAATAAAGGGGTGAAGATCCAGTACAGCAGATCCACTTCAGTCCAGTTCTTGAATGACTTCTTTATTGTCTTGCATGAGCGATGTGAGGCACTGCAGTTACCAAATACAGCTTTACAAGATGAGTCTCTGTTGAAAGCTTCCTATGCAATCAATGCCGCTAGATATTGTGAATATGTTCTTCGGGAATGGGATGAAGATACCACCTTCATGGAGCTGGGTGCGCATGTGAACTATGTCGATAAGAACCAAGAACAAATCCACAGGCACAGTACCCAACGCCAGTGTTCTTTCTTTGCAGACGAAATTGCCTTTTTGGTTAAGCTCGGGACCGATTTTCTGGAACAGATCATGTCCTCCATCCTGATTGAGTTTGAAGACCTATCCTGGGACTACGTCCAAGGCATTGGATCATCAAACGAACAAAACCAACCAGACGATCAGGTTCCTGACGAAGAAAACCTAGAGGTTTCACCCGGATTCGTCACCAGCCTAGAAGTCCTGAGAGAGCGAACAACGAAGCTGAAGCTGTATCTCAACTCCAAGGATTTCCTTGACCTGTGGAGGAGCATAGCAGAAGGTCTTGACTACTTCGTCTACAGCAGCATACGGTGGGGCCAAGTGAAGTTCCCTGACCCCGCAGTCATCCAGCTGAGAGTCGACACGAAGGCCCTCCTCCGCATCTTCAGGCCCTACTGTTCCAGACCGGAGGCCTTCTTCCCGTTCGTAACCGACTCCCTGAAGCTGCTGACCATGAGAGACACAGACGCTCAGTACTTGTTGGAAGCGCTCAAGAACGGGAAGGACGATGAAGGCAAGTCTGGCCTGAGGCAGCATGGGTTGCACCATGTGGATGCTAGCCAGGCCGTCAAAGTCCTGAGAAGCAGGAAGTCCGGTGGATAA